From a single Nostoc sp. MS1 genomic region:
- a CDS encoding outer membrane beta-barrel protein: MKLAKIAASTFAVAAVVLSAGIASAQTTENNQTNGLAGSYIGAGIGAGVTNGGRQNDAATFGGNVQGRYAITNTPVSIRGAALFGGDSTAIMPILTYDAPIAKNTNVYIGGGYSFQTDEGKASQLGNKNAPVVTLGAESEVAKNIVIYGDAKWGIDAYKDSDADAVSLQTGVGYRF, from the coding sequence ATGAAACTCGCAAAAATTGCCGCCTCTACATTTGCTGTTGCAGCCGTAGTTTTAAGCGCTGGCATTGCTTCTGCTCAAACTACAGAAAATAATCAGACAAACGGTTTGGCAGGTAGTTATATTGGTGCAGGTATTGGCGCTGGAGTCACTAATGGCGGCAGACAAAACGATGCCGCAACATTTGGTGGAAATGTGCAAGGACGCTACGCTATCACCAATACACCAGTCTCTATTCGTGGTGCGGCCTTGTTTGGTGGAGATTCAACAGCAATCATGCCTATTTTGACCTATGATGCACCTATTGCCAAAAATACTAATGTGTATATAGGTGGTGGTTACTCTTTCCAAACTGATGAAGGGAAAGCCAGCCAGTTAGGTAACAAGAATGCACCTGTAGTTACTCTTGGTGCTGAATCTGAAGTGGCAAAAAACATCGTGATTTACGGTGATGCTAAGTGGGGTATTGATGCCTACAAAGATAGTGATGCTGATGCTGTGAGCTTACAAACTGGTGTAGGCTACCGCTTCTAA
- a CDS encoding DUF2267 domain-containing protein — translation MQYDEFITHVQSLAQSNSRDEAQKATCATLETIKERISGEEAQELAHELPQELSKCLQGREGEPDQSFSLQDFIMRVSQKESLEPTTTAIHVRAVFAVLQSAINPEAFAKLHQHFSHDYEEMFGT, via the coding sequence GTGCAATACGACGAATTTATTACCCATGTACAAAGCCTCGCTCAATCAAACTCCCGTGACGAGGCACAAAAAGCTACCTGTGCCACTTTAGAAACTATTAAAGAGCGGATTTCTGGGGAAGAAGCTCAAGAATTAGCTCATGAATTACCCCAGGAATTGAGCAAGTGTTTACAAGGTAGAGAAGGTGAGCCAGACCAAAGCTTTAGCTTACAAGATTTTATTATGCGGGTGAGTCAGAAGGAAAGTCTAGAACCGACAACCACCGCAATTCATGTGCGTGCTGTTTTTGCAGTGTTGCAAAGTGCAATTAACCCAGAAGCATTTGCTAAATTGCATCAGCATTTCTCACATGATTATGAAGAAATGTTTGGCACATAG
- a CDS encoding DUF6335 family protein, producing the protein MTKETDNQEINLDDLPQEVTESYGTGVKDLPGYNLGTGHEYTESSPEFDIGNSHEDNYWADTVGDEAVGGTVAMPEQDVTEEIEAAVGLEMNDKSFLRTNDILEQRDDKRWELDPKSSEDYEEHRP; encoded by the coding sequence ATGACAAAAGAAACTGATAATCAAGAAATTAACTTAGATGATTTGCCACAGGAAGTTACTGAATCCTATGGTACTGGTGTCAAAGACTTACCCGGATACAATCTCGGTACAGGTCATGAGTATACAGAAAGTAGCCCTGAATTTGACATTGGTAATAGTCATGAGGATAATTACTGGGCAGATACAGTAGGTGATGAGGCTGTAGGCGGTACGGTTGCAATGCCTGAGCAAGATGTCACCGAGGAGATAGAAGCGGCTGTAGGCTTGGAAATGAATGATAAATCCTTCCTCCGCACCAATGATATTTTAGAACAGCGTGATGATAAGCGCTGGGAATTAGACCCCAAGTCTTCTGAAGATTACGAAGAACATAGGCCATAA